In Euphorbia lathyris chromosome 9, ddEupLath1.1, whole genome shotgun sequence, the following are encoded in one genomic region:
- the LOC136205489 gene encoding peptide-N(4)-(N-acetyl-beta-glucosaminyl)asparagine amidase: protein MVARKFLVHYSDSTFDVDYDIDDGFEVFKFQLFSLTSIPPDEQKILKGDDHRVISDDSDLVAALTNELKLVSLDEEDKNKQQELSSSSNSGSAAKENAVNLISDEELARRLQAEEETLMFQQFMASDQSEHMDQRLRPYLNQVQMYEDPARQEAARKTVPFEELEEKALVSLAKEGNFKPSKSDQDHAFLLQLLFWFKESFRWVNAPPCDGCARDTVNQGMGAALPSEIQYGATRVELYRCSNCSRITRFPRYNDPLKLLETRRGRCGEWANCFTLYCRAFGYESRLILDFTDHVWTECFSQFLGRWMHLDPCERTYDKPLLYEKGWGKKLDYVIAIAKDGVYDVTKRYTRKWLEVLSRRNIVTEPVLSATISNITKDVRRSYTPEVISLLEDRDRKELEEIERGLGSSNDSSVSLPGRQSGDKEWRISRSEIGSNEDSSFSCSSCPVRLCVDEHVTKIYNAFFSTFSQFLENSLPKGRVVEILKILKEILVDLKTLPYKTRRTSINPFVLHLLPYFDELIDALSLRSEIDTNEEVYICLADDPVKTSLALPVVLDALDDIILYLNKCDDLTKDLLSFPLVRLHRIHSGSVLATGEELPFGIATSAFDGLRASKWEEPNGAKGCWIMYKLADNQTHELVAYDIMSANDAPERDPMDWVVEGSNDGGTSWHVLDRRASQVFENRFERKLFEVRSEGFVCNFFRFRFLAVKDVQSNSRLQLGCIDLYARNSPK from the exons ATGGTGGCTCGAAAATTCCTTGTTCACTACAGCGACTCTACCTTCGACGTTGATTACGACATCGACGATGGCTTTGAG GTTTTTAAGTTTCAGCTCTTCTCCCTCACCTCAATCCCTCCCGATGAACAGAAG ATTCTTAAAGGAGATGATCATCGCGTCATATCAGATGATTCTGATCTTGTCGCCGCTCTAACTAACGAGCTTAAATTGGTATCACTTGACGAAGAGGATAAGAACAAGCAACAGGAATTGAGTAGTAGTAGTAATTCTGGTTCTGCTGCAAAGGAGAACGCCGTTAATTTGATATCTGATGAGGAATTGGCCCGAAGGCTGCAG GCAGAAGAAGAAACTCTAATGTTCCAGCAGTTCATGGCGAGTGATCAGAGTGAACATATGGATCAGAGGTTGCGACCTTATCTCAATCAAGTTCAAATG TATGAAGATCCTGCGCGCCAAGAGGCAGCACGAAAAACAGTTCCCTTTGAAGAGCTTGAGGAGAAAGCATTGGTTTCCTTGGCCAAG GAGGGGAACTTTAAACCATCTAAAAGTGACCAGGACCATGCTTTCCTGCTGCAGCTGCTTTTCTGGTTCAAAGAATCATTCAG GTGGGTCAATGCACCTCCTTGTGATGGCTGCGCCCGTGATACCGTTAATCAAGGAATGGGTGCTGCACTTCCTTCTGAAATTCAATATGGAGCAACCCGAGTTGAGCTTTACCG GTGCAgcaattgctcaagaattactCGATTCCCACGATACAACGATCCACTAAAG CTTTTGGAAACTCGAAGGGGTCGTTGTGGTGAGTGGGCTAATTGCTTTACACTTTACTGTCGAGCTTTTGGCTATGAGTCTCGCCTG ATCCTGGATTTCACTGATCATGTTTGGACGGAGTGCTTCTCTCAATTTTTGGGAAG ATGGATGCATCTTGACCCTTGTGAAAGAACATATGACAAACCCTTACTATATGAAAAGGG GTGGGGTAAGAAATTGGATTACGTAATTGCAATTGCAAAAGATGGAGTTTATGATGTCACTAAACGTTACACAAGGAAGTGGCTTGAG gttttGTCTCGACGAAATATTGTTACAGAGCCTGTGCTATCAGCTACTATTTCTAATATCACAAAAGACGTCCGAAGAAGCTATACACCTGAAGTTATTTCCTTGCTTGAAGACCGTGATAGGaaagaattagaagaaattgAAAGAGGTTTAGGTTCCTCTAATGATTCTTCAGTCTCTTTACCTGGAAGACAAAGCGGGGATAAAGAGTGGCGCATTTCACGATCAGAAATAGGTTCTAATGAAGATAGCTCTTTCAGTTGTTCATCTTGCCCTGTTCGCTTGTGTGTAGATGAGCACGTGACAAAGATTTACAATGCATTTTTTTCTACCTTCTCTCAGTTTCTTGAGAACTCGCTTCCTAAAGGTAGAGTTGTCGAAATACTGAAGATCTTAAAAGAAATTTTGGTGGATCTCAAAACTTTACCCTATAAGACCAGGAGAACTTCCATAAATCCGTTCGTGCTTCATTTGCTTCCTTATTTTGATGAGTTAATAGATGCTCTTTCATTGAGGAGTGAGATAGACACTAATGAAGAAGTGTACATCTGTTTGGCTGATGATCCTGTCAAAACCTCTTTAGCACTGCCAGTTGTGTTGGATGCTTTGGATGATATTATCCTCTATCTCAACAAATGTGATGACTTAACCAAAGATTTGCTTTCGTTTCCACTCGTCAGATTACACAGGATCCATTCTGGTTCAGTTCTGGCAACCGGCGAGGAACTTCCTTTTGGAATT GCCACATCAGCATTTGATGGACTTCGTGCGAGTAAATGGGAAGAACCAAATGGTGCAAAAG GTTGTTGGATCATGTATAAACTAGCTGACAACCAAACACATGAACTAGTGGCATATGATATAATGTCGGCCAATGACGCCCCAGAGAGGGATCCAATGGATTG GGTTGTTGAGGGAAGCAATGATGGAGGAACCAGCTGGCATGTTCTGGACAGAAGAGCTTCTCAAGTATTTGAGAATCGATTTGAGCGTAAACTATTCGAAGTCAGATCAGAAGGTTTCGTCTGTAATTTTTTCAG GTTCCGCTTTCTGGCAGTCAAAGATGTTCAATCAAACTCACGATTACAGTTAGGTTGCATTGACCTGTATGCAAGAAACTCACCAAAATGA
- the LOC136207003 gene encoding probable aldo-keto reductase 1, translated as MAEQQGTVIPRVKLGTQGFEVSKLGFGCMGLSGGYNAPVSEEDGITILKEAFNRGITFFDTSDIYGPHTNELLLGKALKQLPRERIQLATKFGFVVKSNSSYGNASINGKPEYVRACCEASVKRLYVEYIDLYYQHRIDITVPIEETMGELKKLVEEGKIKYIGLSEASPDTIRRAHAVHPITALQMEWSLCTRDIEEDVVPLCRELGIGIVPYSPLGRGLFGGKGVTESLHSESSLHNHPRFSEENVTKNKVFYTRIEHLAKNYGCSPAQLALAWVLNQGDDVVPIPGTTKIKNLLDNIEALRIRLTKDEMKEISGVVPVSEVAGVRSYNMLLTYKFVNTPLPRDAQK; from the exons ATGGCGGAGCAACAAGGCACTGTAATTCCAAGAGTTAAATTGGGTACCCAGGGATTTGAG GTCTCAAAACTAGGCTTTGGATGTATGGGGCTCAGTGGTGGTTACAATGCCCCTGTCTCTGAAGAGGATGGAATTACAATCCTAAAGGAAGCATTCAATAGAGGAATTACGTTTTTTGACACTTCTGATATTTATGGACCTCATACTAATGAACTCTTACTTGGCAAG GCATTGAAGCAATTGCCTAGAGAAAGGATCCAGTTGGCCacaaaatttggttttgttgtGAAGAGTAACTCTAGCTATGGCAATGCTTCAATCAATGGAAAACCCGAGTATGTTCGTGCGTGTTGTGAGGCTAGCGTAAAGCGACTTTATGTGGAATATATTGATCTCTACTATCAACATCGTATTGACATTACAGTACCAATAGAGGAAACT ATGGGGGAGCTTAAGAAATTGGTTGAAGAAGGAAAAATTAAGTACATCGGACTATCTGAAGCAAGTCCAGATACAATAAGGAGAGCTCATGCTGTTCATCCAATCACTGCACTCCAAATGGAATGGTCGCTTTGTACTCGTGACATTGAGGAAGATGTAGTCCCACTATGCAG GGAACTTGGAATTGGAATCGTTCCATATAGCCCTCTTGGTCGAGGTCTCTTTGGTGGGAAAGGAGTAACTGAAAGTCTGCATTCAGAGAGTTCATTG CACAATCATCCAAGGTTTAGTGAAGAGAATGTTACAAAGAATAAGGTATTTTATACTCGAATTGAACATTTGGCGAAGAATTATGGATGTAGTCCTGCTCAGCTTGCTCTTGCCTGGGTTCTAAATCAAGGAGATGATGTTGTTCCTATCCCTG GAACAACCAAGATTAAAAATCTGTTGGACAATATTGAAGCTTTGAGAATTAGGCTAACAAAAGATGAGATGAAGGAGATTTCTGGTGTTGTTCCTGTGAGTGAAGTAGCTGGAGTTAGATCTTATAATATGCTACTTACTTATAAGTTTGTTAATACACCATTGCCCAGAGATGCACAAAAGTAG